In one window of Pseudomonas sp. IAC-BECa141 DNA:
- a CDS encoding class II aldolase/adducin family protein — MPELKRAGFESSRAGLPPWFDMAIGNSIVQYGQRLAARQLLVNTLGNIAVRSRSPYWQRDVIYTKHRGISLEECGLEHLSVLDMQSDELLHGCFRPSQGHRMHREIMRCRADVNATVHLHPNEVISFFAVSQWREMKYVSNDTALVMGKPPCILGEGVNIELDVSAIARCAGDTNCIVMPGHGITCFGRDLSEAFHRAVAFTAEISRLITSQFLSAATGKSVVYASHEEVRQMYALGEQVIYGGMRK, encoded by the coding sequence ATGCCTGAATTGAAACGTGCGGGATTTGAATCGTCCCGAGCCGGGTTGCCACCTTGGTTCGACATGGCGATCGGCAACAGCATTGTTCAATACGGTCAGCGGCTGGCGGCGCGACAACTACTGGTCAATACGCTGGGCAATATCGCTGTACGCAGCCGCTCTCCGTACTGGCAACGCGACGTGATCTACACCAAACACCGCGGCATCTCTCTGGAAGAGTGCGGGCTTGAGCATTTGTCGGTGCTGGACATGCAATCCGATGAGCTTTTGCACGGTTGTTTCCGGCCCAGCCAGGGGCACCGGATGCATCGGGAAATCATGCGCTGTCGCGCCGATGTCAATGCGACGGTGCATCTGCATCCCAATGAAGTCATTTCCTTCTTCGCTGTCTCGCAGTGGCGTGAGATGAAATACGTGTCGAACGACACGGCATTGGTCATGGGCAAACCACCGTGCATTCTCGGCGAAGGTGTGAATATCGAGCTGGATGTCAGTGCCATTGCCCGCTGCGCGGGTGACACCAACTGCATTGTCATGCCCGGTCATGGCATTACCTGTTTTGGCCGCGACCTGTCGGAGGCGTTTCATCGCGCCGTGGCATTCACTGCCGAAATCAGCCGCTTGATTACCAGCCAGTTTCTATCGGCCGCCACGGGGAAATCGGTGGTGTATGCCAGTCACGAAGAGGTCAGGCAGATGTATGCGCTTGGCGAGCAGGTGATCTATGGAGGGATGCGCAAATGA
- a CDS encoding MaoC family dehydratase produces the protein MEPMIPAHERIGANRYRESYGLHYEEFVVGDVFEHRPGRTVTELDNIWQSLMNMNNHPVHIDVAYAQRTEFEKLLVNSSVTLSIISGMTVATMSARAIANLGWDEIRLPSPVYVGDTLYAESEVVSKRESRSRPGQGIVTIRVIGRKQDGTPVITYLRTFLVPKQGFSQGYPLG, from the coding sequence ATGGAACCGATGATTCCGGCGCATGAACGGATTGGGGCGAATCGCTACCGTGAATCTTATGGGCTGCATTACGAAGAGTTTGTGGTGGGCGATGTGTTCGAGCACCGCCCCGGGCGCACGGTGACGGAGCTGGATAACATCTGGCAGTCACTGATGAACATGAATAACCATCCGGTGCATATCGATGTGGCTTACGCACAGCGCACCGAGTTCGAAAAGTTGCTGGTGAACAGCTCCGTGACCTTGTCGATTATCAGCGGCATGACGGTCGCGACGATGAGCGCACGAGCCATCGCCAACCTGGGCTGGGATGAAATACGCCTGCCCAGCCCGGTGTATGTCGGCGACACACTGTACGCGGAGAGCGAGGTGGTTTCCAAGCGTGAGTCCCGGTCGCGTCCGGGCCAGGGCATCGTCACCATCAGGGTGATTGGGCGTAAGCAGGATGGCACTCCGGTCATCACCTACCTGCGCACTTTTCTGGTTCCAAAGCAGGGGTTTTCCCAGGGCTACCCCCTCGGCTGA
- a CDS encoding ornithine cyclodeaminase family protein — translation MLLLNREDIGRCVELPSLVRVLEKAHQGFSLAAPVVPPRSIITHSRQKAFSLFMPAFLPVSQTLGIKVSSFHPGNAVLGRSAVNGAVLLIDVDSGRLLAMLDSAALTAIRTSALSALVTDKLCLQARLNLAVIGAGAQAAAHIQAMAAIRELGQVRIFSRSMARSVALAERLSIELAQPVEAVERMEDALADADIVCTTTSYDSPLPLIGVHQLKPNAHINAVGGSTQQACEVDPKLLGSAQVHVDHLDAACRESGEIAQALAWSVINRKDIREISTLVVEQPSPVTRKQGLSYFRSVGHASQDMVVAACVYGAAVEGHIGQQCDYLNA, via the coding sequence ATGCTGCTGCTTAATCGTGAAGATATAGGGCGTTGTGTCGAGTTGCCGTCGCTTGTGCGCGTACTCGAAAAAGCTCACCAGGGTTTTTCTCTCGCGGCACCCGTGGTTCCGCCACGTTCGATAATCACGCACTCGCGACAAAAAGCATTCTCTTTGTTCATGCCGGCCTTTTTGCCTGTGAGCCAGACGCTGGGCATCAAAGTGTCGTCGTTTCATCCCGGCAACGCAGTGCTGGGGCGCTCGGCGGTCAATGGCGCGGTTTTGCTGATCGACGTCGATAGCGGCAGGTTATTGGCGATGCTCGACAGTGCCGCTCTTACAGCAATTCGCACCAGTGCCCTGAGTGCGTTGGTGACGGACAAACTCTGCCTGCAGGCCCGGCTCAATCTGGCGGTGATCGGGGCTGGGGCTCAAGCGGCGGCGCATATCCAGGCGATGGCCGCTATCAGGGAATTGGGGCAGGTCAGGATCTTTTCCCGCTCGATGGCCCGCAGTGTCGCCTTGGCCGAACGTCTGTCCATTGAACTTGCGCAGCCGGTCGAGGCTGTTGAGCGCATGGAGGATGCTTTGGCAGACGCGGATATTGTCTGTACGACAACCTCCTACGACAGTCCGCTGCCGTTGATCGGGGTACATCAGCTCAAACCCAATGCCCATATCAATGCCGTTGGCGGCAGTACGCAGCAGGCGTGCGAGGTCGATCCAAAATTGCTGGGCAGTGCTCAAGTACATGTCGATCATTTGGACGCCGCATGCCGCGAATCGGGCGAAATTGCCCAGGCCTTGGCGTGGTCGGTGATCAACCGCAAGGACATCCGTGAGATCAGTACTTTGGTTGTCGAGCAGCCTTCGCCGGTTACCCGCAAACAAGGCCTCAGTTACTTCCGCAGTGTTGGCCATGCCAGTCAGGACATGGTGGTTGCCGCCTGCGTCTATGGCGCGGCCGTGGAGGGGCATATCGGCCAACAGTGCGACTACCTCAATGCCTGA
- a CDS encoding cupin domain-containing protein — translation MNPDIPLQLLGGLTAREFMRDYWQKKPLLIRQAIPDFESPIDADELAGLALEEEVESRLVIEHGERPWELRRGPFAEDEFSKLPERDWTLLVQAVDQFVPEVSELLENFRFLPSWRVDDVMISFAAPGGSVGPHFDNYDVFLLQGHGKRNWKIGQMCDSESPLLQHADLRILAEFHETEEWVLEPGDMLYLPPRLAHCGVAVDDCMTYSVGFRAPSAAEVLTHFTDFLSQFLTDEERYTDADAKPVSDDPHQIQHDALDRLKALLAEHMSDERLLLTWFGQYMTEPRYPELVVGPEEVEEEDLLGALEDGAILIRNPSARLAWSDVDDDLLLFASGQSRYLPGKLRELLKLICSADALHTDNLGEWLSDEDGRGLLCELVKQGSLGFADDE, via the coding sequence ATGAATCCCGATATTCCTCTTCAACTTCTGGGTGGTCTTACGGCGCGCGAATTCATGCGCGATTACTGGCAGAAAAAACCACTGCTGATCCGCCAGGCGATCCCTGATTTCGAAAGCCCGATCGACGCCGACGAACTCGCCGGCCTGGCCCTGGAAGAAGAAGTCGAATCGCGCCTGGTGATCGAGCACGGCGAGCGACCTTGGGAACTGCGTCGCGGCCCGTTCGCCGAAGACGAATTCAGCAAGCTGCCGGAGCGCGACTGGACCCTGCTGGTGCAAGCGGTCGATCAGTTCGTGCCGGAAGTCAGCGAGCTGCTGGAAAACTTCCGCTTCCTGCCGAGCTGGCGCGTCGACGACGTGATGATCAGCTTCGCCGCCCCGGGTGGCAGCGTCGGCCCGCATTTCGACAACTACGACGTGTTCCTGCTGCAAGGCCACGGCAAGCGCAACTGGAAAATCGGCCAGATGTGCGATTCGGAAAGCCCGCTGCTGCAACACGCAGACCTGCGCATCCTCGCCGAATTCCACGAGACCGAAGAGTGGGTCCTGGAACCGGGCGACATGCTCTACCTGCCGCCGCGCCTGGCTCACTGCGGCGTTGCCGTCGATGACTGCATGACCTACTCGGTCGGCTTCCGCGCACCAAGCGCCGCTGAAGTACTGACCCACTTCACCGACTTCCTCAGCCAGTTCCTGACTGACGAAGAGCGCTACACCGACGCCGACGCCAAACCGGTCAGCGACGATCCACATCAGATCCAGCACGATGCCCTCGATCGTCTGAAAGCGCTGCTCGCCGAGCACATGAGCGACGAACGCCTGTTGCTGACCTGGTTCGGCCAGTACATGACCGAGCCGCGCTATCCAGAGCTGGTGGTAGGCCCGGAAGAAGTCGAGGAAGAAGACCTTCTCGGTGCGCTCGAAGACGGCGCCATCCTGATCCGCAACCCGAGCGCGCGCCTGGCGTGGTCGGACGTCGATGACGATCTGCTGCTGTTCGCCAGCGGCCAGAGCCGATACCTGCCGGGCAAGCTGCGTGAATTGCTGAAGCTGATCTGCTCCGCCGACGCCCTGCACACCGACAACCTTGGTGAGTGGCTGAGCGACGAAGACGGTCGCGGCCTGCTGTGCGAACTGGTCAAACAGGGCAGTCTGGGGTTCGCCGACGATGAATAA
- a CDS encoding NAD(P)-dependent oxidoreductase: MNILMIDSQRVNYVDPGEYGPGSEYRHYGVEVTFRPSDEQLAKADGIIAFHSVVIDAPLIARMHRCRALVKATIGLDDVDVEALSARGIVCANIGSVGVEEVAEHALALILFAQRKLFDYAGHTRQGGWNWRAHTGEVRACADTVLGVVGYGATGRALARRAAALGYRICFYDPGVERCAEGIATGVTLDSLLETADILSLHLPLTPDTAHLMNDAAFSRMKHGATLVNTARGGIVDTDALLRALQAGGVSMALLDVVQEEPAPLQALIEHERVLLTPHAAFYSERSLAQLKANALETLLALLQGKTVETVVNSDCVSREADGYA, encoded by the coding sequence ATGAATATTTTGATGATCGATTCGCAGCGAGTGAACTACGTCGACCCCGGGGAATATGGCCCGGGGTCGGAGTATCGACACTACGGCGTGGAGGTGACGTTCCGGCCCTCGGATGAACAACTGGCCAAAGCCGACGGCATCATCGCCTTTCATTCGGTGGTCATCGACGCGCCGCTGATCGCCAGAATGCATCGTTGCCGCGCATTGGTTAAGGCCACGATCGGCCTTGATGATGTGGACGTCGAGGCGTTGAGCGCGCGAGGCATTGTGTGCGCCAACATCGGTTCTGTAGGGGTGGAGGAAGTTGCCGAGCACGCCTTGGCATTGATCCTTTTTGCCCAGCGCAAGCTGTTCGACTACGCGGGACACACCCGCCAGGGAGGCTGGAACTGGCGAGCCCATACCGGTGAAGTGAGAGCCTGTGCAGACACCGTTCTGGGAGTCGTGGGTTATGGTGCAACAGGGCGAGCGTTGGCCCGCAGGGCGGCGGCCCTGGGTTACCGCATCTGTTTTTACGACCCCGGGGTCGAGCGCTGTGCCGAAGGCATTGCCACGGGCGTGACGCTGGATTCGCTGCTCGAAACGGCCGATATTCTGTCGCTGCATCTGCCGCTTACCCCGGACACTGCACATCTTATGAACGACGCGGCATTTTCACGGATGAAGCACGGTGCGACCTTAGTCAATACCGCGCGAGGTGGCATCGTCGACACCGATGCGCTGCTTCGGGCCTTGCAGGCAGGGGGCGTGTCCATGGCTCTGCTGGATGTCGTGCAGGAAGAGCCTGCTCCTCTCCAGGCCTTGATCGAGCATGAGCGGGTGTTATTAACGCCGCATGCCGCTTTTTACAGCGAGCGCTCTCTGGCCCAACTCAAAGCCAATGCCCTGGAAACCCTGCTGGCTCTGTTACAGGGGAAAACAGTCGAAACTGTGGTCAATTCCGATTGTGTATCGCGGGAGGCAGACGGATATGCCTGA
- a CDS encoding pyridoxal phosphate-dependent aminotransferase: MKFHPHISCSGLWKAPERDLSSVLLDLNENQFLQRFLAGFIANELKPQDLFAYPNYRPLLNQLAQYCKVSTDRLLLTNGADQAIDLVIRLLFSPGDRVVVPSPVFSFYYQMLDVNGVAPVIVGFEKQAEKFVLSTEAVLQSLQTSQGLILCNPNNPLGVRIDPEQLQVFVEACVRQDKPMIVDECYFEYLQQSCLDAFSAVRQLFVIRSFSKYFGLAGLRLGYVVTRPESIRELMKVRGPWDVNHVAVKAGLFCLQNQKVLQQAHDHLAQIKTEIIEVCRANAIVVYESDTNFLLLQDEHDGRLASAFAQANIRVSNCSQYPHSFGLLDNLLRVAVPSSSDLKLLLMAILRGSGGAACLSDVKIERWIAGRPKLRTGGASR; the protein is encoded by the coding sequence ATGAAGTTTCACCCTCACATCTCATGTTCCGGATTATGGAAGGCGCCGGAGCGCGATCTTTCATCGGTGTTGCTGGATTTGAACGAAAACCAGTTTTTACAAAGGTTTCTGGCAGGGTTCATCGCCAACGAATTGAAGCCCCAGGATCTGTTCGCCTATCCCAATTACCGGCCGCTCCTTAACCAGCTCGCACAGTACTGCAAGGTCTCCACCGACCGTTTGCTGCTGACCAATGGCGCGGATCAGGCCATCGATCTGGTGATTCGGTTACTGTTTTCGCCAGGGGATCGGGTGGTGGTGCCGTCTCCGGTTTTTTCCTTTTATTACCAGATGCTCGACGTAAACGGTGTGGCTCCCGTGATCGTGGGGTTTGAAAAACAGGCCGAAAAATTCGTGCTGTCCACCGAGGCGGTACTCCAGTCCCTGCAAACCAGCCAAGGGCTGATCCTGTGCAACCCCAACAATCCACTGGGTGTTCGCATCGATCCAGAGCAATTGCAGGTGTTCGTCGAGGCTTGTGTCAGGCAAGACAAACCGATGATCGTGGACGAATGTTATTTCGAGTATTTGCAACAATCTTGTCTGGATGCATTCAGTGCGGTCAGGCAGTTGTTTGTGATTCGTTCGTTTTCCAAGTACTTCGGTCTTGCCGGGTTGCGCCTGGGGTATGTGGTCACGCGACCGGAATCCATACGTGAACTGATGAAAGTGCGTGGCCCATGGGATGTGAACCATGTAGCGGTGAAAGCCGGGCTGTTCTGTTTGCAGAATCAGAAAGTCTTGCAGCAGGCGCACGATCATCTTGCGCAGATCAAGACTGAAATAATCGAAGTCTGTCGGGCCAACGCGATCGTCGTCTATGAGAGCGACACGAACTTTCTGCTGCTGCAGGATGAGCACGACGGTCGTCTGGCCAGCGCTTTCGCTCAGGCCAATATCCGCGTAAGCAACTGCTCGCAATACCCGCACAGTTTTGGCCTGCTCGACAATTTACTGCGGGTGGCTGTCCCTTCATCGTCGGATCTCAAACTATTGCTGATGGCGATATTGCGCGGGAGCGGCGGCGCGGCTTGTTTGAGCGATGTGAAAATAGAACGCTGGATTGCCGGAAGACCAAAGCTGCGCACTGGCGGAGCATCGCGGTGA
- the aceA gene encoding isocitrate lyase: MALTREQQIAALEKDWAENPRWKGVTRNYSAADVVRLRGSVQPEHTFAKMGAEKLWNLVTQGAKPSFRPEKDFVNCMGALTGGQAVQQVKAGIQAIYLSGWQVAADNNSAESMYPDQSLYPVDSVPTVVKRINNSFRRADQIQWKAGKNPGDEGYIDYFAPIVADAEAGFGGVLNAYELMKSMIEAGAAGVHFEDQLASVKKCGHMGGKVLVPTQEAVQKLTAARLAADVAGVPTIILARTDANAADLLTSDCDPYDQPFVTGTRTQEGFYKVRAGLDQAIARGLAYAPYADLIWCETAKPDLEEARRFAEAIKKEYPDQILSYNCSPSFNWKKNLDDATIAKFQRELSAMGYKHQFITLAGIHNMWHSMFNLAHDYARNDMTAYVKLQEQEFADAAKGYTFVAHQQEVGTGYFDDMTTVIQGGTSSVTALTGSTEEEQFH; encoded by the coding sequence ATGGCACTGACACGCGAACAGCAAATTGCAGCCCTTGAAAAAGACTGGGCTGAAAACCCGCGCTGGAAAGGCGTGACTCGCAATTACTCCGCTGCTGACGTCGTCCGTCTGCGTGGCTCGGTTCAACCAGAGCACACCTTTGCAAAAATGGGCGCCGAAAAACTGTGGAACCTGGTCACCCAGGGTGCCAAGCCGTCCTTCCGCCCAGAGAAAGATTTCGTCAACTGCATGGGCGCCCTGACCGGCGGCCAGGCTGTTCAACAGGTGAAAGCCGGTATCCAGGCGATCTACCTGTCGGGCTGGCAAGTCGCTGCGGACAACAACTCCGCCGAATCGATGTACCCGGACCAGTCGCTGTACCCGGTGGACTCGGTTCCAACCGTGGTCAAGCGCATCAACAACTCGTTCCGTCGTGCCGACCAGATTCAGTGGAAAGCCGGCAAGAACCCGGGCGACGAAGGCTACATCGACTACTTCGCGCCAATCGTGGCTGACGCCGAAGCCGGTTTCGGCGGCGTACTGAATGCCTACGAGCTGATGAAGAGCATGATCGAAGCAGGCGCCGCCGGCGTTCACTTCGAAGACCAACTGGCTTCCGTGAAGAAATGCGGCCACATGGGCGGCAAGGTTCTGGTTCCAACCCAGGAAGCCGTGCAGAAGCTGACCGCCGCTCGTCTGGCTGCCGATGTGGCCGGTGTACCGACCATCATCCTGGCCCGCACCGACGCCAACGCCGCCGACCTGCTGACTTCCGACTGCGACCCGTACGACCAGCCTTTCGTGACTGGCACCCGTACCCAGGAAGGTTTCTACAAGGTTCGCGCAGGTCTGGACCAGGCAATCGCCCGTGGTCTGGCCTACGCACCGTACGCCGACCTGATCTGGTGCGAAACCGCCAAGCCAGACCTGGAAGAAGCCCGTCGCTTCGCCGAAGCGATCAAAAAGGAATACCCGGACCAGATCCTGTCGTACAACTGCTCGCCTTCCTTCAACTGGAAGAAAAACCTGGACGACGCGACCATCGCCAAGTTCCAGCGCGAACTGTCCGCCATGGGTTACAAGCACCAGTTCATCACCCTGGCCGGCATTCACAACATGTGGCACAGCATGTTCAACCTGGCGCACGACTACGCCCGCAACGACATGACTGCCTACGTGAAGCTGCAAGAGCAGGAATTCGCTGACGCCGCCAAGGGTTACACCTTCGTGGCTCACCAGCAGGAAGTGGGCACCGGTTACTTCGACGACATGACCACCGTGATCCAGGGCGGCACGTCCTCGGTGACTGCGCTGACCGGTTCGACCGAAGAAGAACAGTTCCACTGA
- the purB gene encoding adenylosuccinate lyase has product MQLSSLTAVSPVDGRYAGKTQALRPIFSEYGLIRARVLVEVRWLQRLAAHAGIPEVPAFSAEANAVLNELAENFSLEHAERVKEIERTTNHDVKAIEYLLKEQAAKLPELAKVSEFIHFACTSEDINNLSHALMLREGRDDVMLPLMRQTANAIRELALRFADVPMLSRTHGQPASPTTLGKELANVVYRLERQIAQVAAVPLLGKINGAVGNYNAHLSAYPQIDWEANARAFIEDELGLAFNPYTTQIEPHDYIAELFDAIARFNTILIDFDRDIWGYISLGYFKQRTIAGEIGSSTMPHKVNPIDFENSEGNLGIANALFQHLASKLPISRWQRDLTDSTVLRNLGVGFAHSVIAYEASLKGISKLELNADKIAADLDACWEVLAEPIQTVMRRYNIENPYEKLKELTRGKGISPEALQTFIDGLDMPAEAKAELKQLTPANYIGNAVAQAKRI; this is encoded by the coding sequence ATGCAGCTCTCTTCGCTCACTGCGGTTTCCCCTGTTGACGGCCGCTACGCCGGCAAAACCCAGGCCCTGCGCCCGATTTTCAGCGAGTACGGTCTGATCCGTGCCCGCGTTCTGGTTGAAGTGCGCTGGCTCCAGCGCCTGGCCGCTCACGCCGGCATCCCGGAAGTGCCAGCCTTCTCCGCCGAAGCCAACGCCGTTCTGAATGAACTGGCCGAGAACTTCTCTCTCGAGCACGCCGAGCGCGTCAAAGAGATCGAGCGCACCACCAACCACGACGTAAAAGCGATCGAATACCTGCTAAAAGAGCAGGCGGCCAAGCTGCCGGAGCTGGCCAAGGTCAGCGAGTTCATCCACTTTGCCTGCACCAGCGAGGACATCAACAACCTGTCCCACGCCCTGATGTTGCGCGAAGGCCGTGACGACGTGATGCTGCCGCTGATGCGCCAGACTGCCAACGCCATCCGCGAACTGGCCCTGCGTTTCGCCGACGTGCCAATGTTGTCGCGCACCCACGGCCAGCCGGCTTCGCCGACCACTCTGGGCAAAGAGCTGGCGAACGTGGTTTATCGTCTCGAGCGGCAGATCGCGCAGGTCGCTGCCGTTCCGCTGCTGGGCAAGATCAACGGCGCTGTCGGCAACTACAACGCTCACCTGTCGGCCTATCCGCAGATCGACTGGGAAGCCAACGCCCGCGCCTTCATCGAAGACGAGCTGGGTCTGGCCTTCAACCCGTACACCACGCAGATCGAGCCGCACGACTACATCGCCGAGCTGTTCGACGCCATTGCGCGCTTCAACACCATCCTGATCGACTTTGACCGTGACATCTGGGGCTACATCTCCCTGGGTTACTTCAAGCAGCGCACCATCGCCGGTGAAATCGGTTCGTCGACCATGCCGCACAAGGTCAACCCGATCGACTTCGAAAACTCCGAAGGCAACCTGGGCATCGCCAACGCGCTGTTCCAGCATCTGGCGAGCAAACTGCCAATCTCCCGCTGGCAGCGCGACCTGACCGACTCCACCGTGCTGCGCAACCTCGGTGTCGGCTTCGCCCACAGCGTGATCGCGTACGAAGCAAGCCTCAAAGGCATCAGCAAGCTTGAACTGAACGCTGACAAGATCGCTGCCGACCTGGACGCTTGCTGGGAAGTCCTGGCCGAGCCGATCCAGACCGTGATGCGCCGCTACAACATCGAAAACCCGTACGAGAAGCTGAAAGAACTGACTCGCGGCAAGGGCATCAGCCCTGAAGCCCTGCAGACTTTCATCGACGGCCTGGACATGCCGGCCGAAGCGAAAGCCGAGCTCAAGCAACTGACCCCGGCCAACTACATCGGCAACGCTGTAGCGCAAGCCAAACGCATCTGA
- a CDS encoding secretin N-terminal domain-containing protein, with translation MSLRTLLTTLLLGCSFSVMAATEIVPLKHHTSADMLPVAQDFIGKDGQVSAYGNQLIVKAEPGKIEELKDLLSQLDTAPKRLLITVDTNENNGRGDEGYSVNGAQTRIISRSTASRDGGIQQIQASEGAPALIQVGQSVPITSSQTNSYGDYSSQTQYRNVTQGFYVTASVTGETVHLAISTNRDRMSQERPDVVNVQSTDTTVTGRLGEWITLAGVNRQTQADKQGLARSYSTQGRDDMTLRVKVDTLD, from the coding sequence ATGTCCCTACGCACCCTGCTCACCACCCTGCTGCTCGGCTGCAGTTTTTCGGTGATGGCAGCCACAGAAATCGTTCCCCTCAAGCACCACACCAGTGCCGACATGCTGCCAGTCGCTCAGGACTTCATCGGTAAGGACGGCCAGGTCAGCGCCTACGGCAACCAACTGATCGTCAAGGCCGAGCCCGGCAAAATCGAAGAGCTCAAGGATTTGCTCTCGCAACTCGACACCGCACCCAAGCGCCTGCTGATCACGGTCGATACCAACGAAAACAACGGGCGTGGCGACGAAGGCTATTCGGTCAACGGCGCGCAGACCCGCATCATCAGCCGCAGCACTGCCAGCCGAGACGGCGGAATTCAGCAGATTCAAGCCAGCGAAGGTGCGCCGGCGCTGATTCAGGTCGGCCAGAGCGTACCGATCACCAGCAGCCAGACCAACTCGTACGGCGATTACAGCAGCCAGACCCAATATCGCAACGTCACACAGGGGTTCTACGTCACCGCCAGCGTCACTGGCGAAACCGTTCATCTGGCAATCAGTACCAACCGTGACCGCATGAGCCAGGAACGTCCCGATGTAGTGAACGTGCAAAGCACCGACACAACTGTCACCGGACGACTGGGCGAATGGATCACCCTTGCCGGCGTGAATCGCCAGACTCAAGCCGACAAACAAGGTCTGGCCCGCAGCTACTCGACTCAAGGCCGGGATGACATGACCTTGCGGGTGAAAGTCGACACACTGGACTAA
- a CDS encoding GNAT family N-acetyltransferase: protein MNKIRVRVADWQKDNAEIRRIRETVFIAEQSVPPELEWDADDATAVHFLAFEGDFPIGTARLLPDGHVGRVSVLKDWRGLKVGDALMQAVIAEAEARGLKQQMLSAQVQATAFYERLGFNLVSEEFLEAGIPHVDMVRHSA, encoded by the coding sequence ATGAATAAGATTCGCGTACGTGTTGCAGACTGGCAAAAGGACAACGCCGAGATCCGCCGCATTCGCGAAACGGTGTTCATTGCCGAACAATCGGTTCCACCCGAGCTTGAGTGGGACGCCGATGACGCCACGGCGGTGCATTTCCTGGCTTTCGAAGGCGACTTTCCGATCGGCACCGCCCGCCTTTTGCCCGACGGGCATGTTGGCCGGGTTTCGGTACTGAAGGACTGGCGCGGGCTGAAGGTCGGCGATGCGCTGATGCAAGCGGTGATTGCCGAAGCGGAAGCGCGTGGCTTGAAGCAGCAGATGCTCAGCGCGCAGGTGCAGGCCACGGCGTTCTATGAGCGCCTGGGTTTCAACCTGGTCAGCGAGGAATTCCTCGAAGCCGGGATTCCGCATGTCGACATGGTTCGCCATTCGGCATAA
- a CDS encoding MFS transporter, translated as MRNIIALRLLFVMANALGPFAALFFQRHYELDSAAVAWVITLMSAFYLLGNLLGGALIGRFTFRALLICTSSCSSLFLLFAAVFSSTIASIAMVLLFMLCAGLITPVFSVLTSLAADDSNRIASFGYLHLASNLGGALLFVMGGYLLGLDSHYLVLFAMVASVLCLLASVFLVLPERQNVLTETRSASIRALADVPRIVIVAGAMFFALSVLDAQREYQLPLWLDQVTVGKAAGLFGAVGIVNALLVVVVTQPLIALTSRFGALTNLSLAAVFYGIGFGAYAFFEQTALILSFVFLWTLGEILGVTYITALIAQKTTLQTQASLFSIIPVVLALARMVSVGIGASLIAGIGFQLSWSVYGLVGILFGSACLLLATRKSRYATAV; from the coding sequence ATGCGCAATATCATTGCGCTGCGCTTGCTGTTCGTCATGGCCAACGCATTGGGGCCTTTTGCGGCATTGTTTTTCCAGCGGCATTACGAGCTCGACAGCGCGGCGGTGGCCTGGGTGATCACGCTGATGTCGGCATTTTATCTGCTGGGTAATCTGTTGGGTGGAGCGCTGATCGGTCGTTTTACCTTCCGGGCACTTTTGATCTGTACGTCGTCCTGTTCATCACTGTTTTTGTTGTTCGCTGCCGTATTCAGTTCAACGATCGCATCAATTGCGATGGTGCTGTTGTTCATGCTGTGCGCAGGCCTGATCACGCCGGTATTCAGTGTGCTTACGTCCCTGGCCGCGGACGACAGCAATCGCATCGCCTCCTTTGGTTATCTGCACCTGGCCAGCAATCTGGGGGGAGCGCTGCTATTTGTGATGGGTGGGTACTTGCTCGGTCTCGACAGTCACTATCTGGTGCTGTTTGCGATGGTTGCCAGTGTGTTGTGCCTGTTGGCGAGTGTGTTTCTGGTGTTGCCGGAGCGTCAGAATGTTTTAACTGAAACCAGAAGTGCTTCCATTCGCGCACTGGCCGATGTGCCAAGGATCGTGATCGTGGCGGGCGCCATGTTTTTTGCGTTGTCGGTGCTGGATGCCCAGCGCGAGTATCAGCTGCCTCTATGGCTTGATCAGGTGACGGTGGGGAAGGCCGCCGGGCTGTTTGGTGCGGTAGGTATCGTCAATGCATTGCTGGTGGTCGTGGTGACGCAGCCTCTGATTGCATTGACGTCGCGTTTCGGGGCGCTGACCAATTTGTCCCTGGCGGCGGTTTTTTACGGTATCGGATTTGGAGCCTATGCCTTTTTCGAGCAAACCGCACTGATCCTCTCGTTTGTTTTCCTCTGGACGCTGGGTGAGATTCTCGGTGTTACCTACATCACTGCGTTGATTGCGCAGAAAACCACGTTGCAAACCCAGGCCAGTCTGTTTTCGATAATTCCTGTAGTGCTGGCGTTGGCGAGGATGGTTTCTGTGGGCATCGGCGCCTCTTTGATCGCCGGGATCGGTTTCCAGTTGAGCTGGAGTGTCTACGGGCTGGTGGGCATTTTGTTCGGAAGCGCTTGTCTTTTACTTGCTACCAGAAAGAGCCGCTATGCGACTGCAGTCTGA